From a region of the Chitinophaga caseinilytica genome:
- a CDS encoding RagB/SusD family nutrient uptake outer membrane protein gives MKRNFRFIIYGTVLATALGTASCQKGFLDVVPDNVATLDDAFSNKTEAEKYLRTCYSFLPSVDPVSNILYIGADDMWTYRYGQYSYQSPWKIALGEQTAGNPWVNFWDGENHAEPLWKAIRECNIFLENMYENGSTRRIPYLSPEDQKRWIGEVTFLKAYYHYCLFKNYGPIPIVDVNIPVSATPEEVKVFRQPVDEVAQYLVNTLDKAIPMLPTEVTNRVNELGRITRPAAMMLKARVLTAWASPLFNGNTDFSSLKDKKGTQLFNPTYDANRWALAAKAAEEAVAECAAASIHLYEFNSPFVTITDATRYQLSAAGALNARENQEAIWALTGRAGQTSVLQTHNAPKYLMSSRDNYIGGYMSPTLKMAENFYTKNGVPISEDKTWNYQGRFDLRVAKHEERFHVQEGYTTASLHFDREERFYANLGFDGGRYFLEGNKTDEKSSNIQAKYGQPQGKASEEFYSVTGYFVKKFINYKFNQTDQAVTTETWAWPEMRLADLFLLYAEALNESGQSARAIEYVDKVRERAGLKGVEESWSNFSNRPTKFTTKEGLRDIIRQERLIEMAFEGHRLWDLRRWKLAVEYMNQPVEGWDILQKNAADYYRKKQVFNQRFVAPRDYLWPIKQHNLIINTNLLQNPGW, from the coding sequence ATGAAACGGAACTTCAGATTCATCATATATGGCACTGTACTGGCCACCGCACTGGGAACCGCCTCCTGCCAGAAAGGCTTCCTGGACGTGGTGCCCGACAACGTAGCTACGCTCGACGATGCCTTCTCCAATAAAACGGAAGCGGAAAAATACCTCCGTACCTGCTACTCCTTCCTGCCATCAGTAGACCCCGTCAGTAATATCCTGTACATAGGCGCGGATGATATGTGGACGTACCGGTACGGCCAATACTCCTATCAGTCGCCCTGGAAGATTGCGCTCGGCGAGCAAACCGCCGGCAACCCCTGGGTGAATTTCTGGGACGGCGAAAACCACGCGGAACCGCTCTGGAAGGCTATTCGCGAGTGCAACATCTTCCTCGAGAATATGTACGAAAACGGCTCGACCCGCCGTATTCCCTACCTGAGCCCCGAAGACCAGAAGCGCTGGATCGGGGAAGTCACCTTCCTGAAGGCGTACTATCATTACTGCCTTTTTAAAAACTACGGGCCCATCCCGATCGTGGACGTAAACATCCCCGTGAGCGCAACGCCGGAAGAAGTAAAAGTGTTCCGCCAGCCGGTAGACGAGGTGGCGCAATACCTCGTCAACACGCTCGACAAGGCCATCCCCATGCTGCCCACCGAAGTAACGAACAGGGTCAACGAACTGGGGCGCATCACCAGGCCGGCAGCCATGATGCTGAAGGCACGCGTGCTGACCGCTTGGGCCAGCCCGCTCTTCAACGGCAACACGGATTTCAGCAGCCTGAAAGACAAAAAAGGTACTCAGCTCTTCAATCCAACATACGACGCCAACCGCTGGGCGCTGGCCGCCAAAGCGGCGGAGGAAGCCGTTGCGGAATGCGCTGCTGCGAGCATTCACCTGTACGAATTCAATTCGCCCTTCGTAACTATCACCGACGCCACCCGTTACCAGCTGAGTGCCGCCGGCGCCCTTAACGCCCGCGAAAACCAGGAAGCCATCTGGGCACTGACAGGCAGGGCTGGCCAGACCAGTGTGCTGCAAACGCACAACGCGCCGAAGTACCTCATGTCTAGCCGTGACAACTACATTGGCGGGTATATGTCGCCCACGCTGAAAATGGCGGAAAACTTCTACACCAAAAATGGTGTTCCTATTTCAGAAGACAAAACCTGGAACTACCAGGGCCGTTTCGATCTTCGCGTGGCCAAGCATGAAGAACGGTTCCACGTACAGGAAGGGTATACAACGGCCAGCCTCCATTTCGATCGCGAGGAAAGGTTCTATGCAAACCTCGGCTTCGATGGTGGCAGATATTTCCTGGAGGGGAACAAGACCGACGAAAAATCGTCCAACATCCAGGCAAAATACGGGCAGCCGCAAGGCAAGGCCAGTGAAGAGTTTTACAGCGTGACGGGTTATTTCGTGAAGAAGTTCATCAACTATAAATTCAACCAGACCGATCAGGCAGTAACAACCGAAACCTGGGCATGGCCGGAAATGCGACTCGCCGACCTTTTTCTCTTGTATGCCGAAGCGCTCAACGAATCCGGTCAGAGCGCCCGCGCCATCGAATACGTAGACAAAGTGCGCGAAAGGGCCGGGCTGAAAGGCGTAGAGGAATCGTGGAGCAATTTCTCGAACCGGCCCACCAAATTCACGACCAAAGAAGGCCTGCGGGATATCATCCGCCAGGAAAGGCTCATCGAGATGGCATTCGAAGGTCATCGCCTCTGGGACCTTCGCCGGTGGAAACTGGCCGTCGAATACATGAACCAGCCGGTAGAAGGATGGGATATTTTGCAGAAGAACGCGGCTGATTATTACCGGAAGAAGCAAGTGTTCAACCAGCGGTTTGTGGCGCCGCGTGATTACCTGTGGCCCATCAAACAGCACAACCTCATCATTAACACCAACCTGCTCCAAAATCCGGGCTGGTAA
- a CDS encoding TonB-dependent receptor, with amino-acid sequence MLFPLKVNSGITADRAILRLKLTLGLFFAAGAAMAASPLAEDRPDNAKSTVSAGAIPAAYFAPKDTGIVVKGRVTDSTGMPLPGVSITLKTDPLKGVQTNGSGEYTIKIAGPSTLVFSFMGYIKQELAVTDSRTLNVELKSSDKMLGEVAIVAFGTQKKTTMVGSVTTINPKELKGPTSNLTTMLAGRLAGVIAMQTSGEPGKDNADFFIRGVTTFGSGKVNPLILIDGRESTPSDLARIQPDDIAGFSILKDATASSLYGARGANGVILVATKSGGITSTRFNVRVENSNSSNTQSLKLADNITYMRLANEAGFNSGATTRRYTEDAIRHRVNKDNPYVYPNNDWMGLLLKNSTNNQRYNFNLSGGVERAQYYVSGTYNIDNGLLRTIADNSFNSNIKARNYEIRSNINVKLTKTTEAIIRTTGRFYDYRGPQGGSNQLFTNASRANPVAFPAYFPASFAPDEKNPLFGSARMTNGSLMMNPFADAVSGFTQNNNSTLIAQLELKQDFGFLVPGLSGRVMAYTQRYAEFNLNRRFYPFYYTVTVDPEEGVRGLEPLNPGGGTKYLNFQGGDKRANIYTYMEAALNYNATIAKKHNIGGMLITLLSNNVDGNANDLLLALPRRNQGLSGRFTYDYDSRYLVEFNFGYNGSERFERRNRFGFFPSVGAGWNVSGEKWFEPLLPVVSRLKFRGTYGVVGNDQIGSETDRFFYLANLSLGGGNGYYFGDKFNYGGGGTVINRYPNPFITWERAYKTNIGLELEMFKDFSLQADIFKERRENILLSRYNIPSTMGLRSIQQANVGVGEGKGIDMTLEYKRTLNKNSWLNVRGTFTYATTKILENEEPAYDKSLWHLRREGRSDQVRWGYVAERLFTDEHDVANSPSQFGIRELAGGDIKYVDIDGDGMITDRDQVPIGHPIRPEINYGFGFTYKYKSFDISTFFQGSARSSTYIDAGGIAPFLEGSSSQRGLLKVIADDHWSETNQDPYAFWPRVHATAFSNNLFTSTWWMRNGAFLRLKTVELGYELPDHLLKRMRVNALRLYVNGLNLLSFSSFKLWDPEMGGAQTNGNNNAFNYPVQRVINVGINLGF; translated from the coding sequence ATGTTATTTCCACTGAAGGTCAATTCCGGCATTACTGCCGACAGGGCGATCCTGCGCTTGAAATTGACGTTGGGATTGTTTTTCGCCGCCGGCGCCGCCATGGCAGCCAGCCCTCTGGCGGAAGACCGTCCGGATAACGCGAAATCCACTGTCAGCGCCGGCGCTATACCCGCCGCCTATTTCGCTCCGAAAGACACCGGCATCGTCGTGAAAGGTCGCGTGACCGATTCAACGGGGATGCCTTTGCCCGGGGTTTCCATCACACTGAAAACCGACCCGCTGAAAGGCGTGCAAACGAACGGCTCCGGGGAATACACCATCAAGATCGCCGGCCCCTCGACCCTCGTTTTCTCTTTCATGGGCTATATCAAACAGGAACTGGCCGTTACCGACAGCCGCACGCTGAACGTGGAGTTGAAAAGTTCCGACAAAATGCTGGGCGAAGTAGCCATCGTGGCCTTCGGTACCCAAAAGAAAACCACGATGGTCGGCTCCGTGACCACCATCAATCCCAAAGAGCTGAAAGGCCCTACCAGTAACCTTACCACCATGCTCGCCGGCCGCCTGGCGGGTGTGATCGCCATGCAGACTTCCGGTGAACCGGGGAAAGACAATGCCGACTTCTTCATCCGCGGCGTCACCACCTTCGGCAGCGGTAAAGTAAATCCCCTCATCCTCATCGATGGCCGGGAAAGCACGCCCAGCGACCTGGCGCGCATCCAGCCCGACGATATCGCCGGCTTCTCCATCCTCAAAGACGCGACGGCTTCCTCGCTCTACGGCGCCCGCGGCGCCAACGGCGTGATCCTCGTGGCCACGAAATCGGGCGGCATCACCAGTACGCGCTTCAACGTGCGGGTAGAAAACTCCAATTCCAGCAATACACAGAGCCTGAAGCTGGCAGACAATATCACGTACATGCGCCTTGCCAACGAAGCGGGATTCAATTCGGGCGCCACAACCCGGCGCTATACCGAAGACGCCATCCGCCACCGCGTGAACAAAGACAATCCTTATGTCTATCCCAACAACGACTGGATGGGCTTGCTGCTGAAAAACAGCACCAACAACCAGCGTTATAACTTCAACCTGAGTGGCGGTGTGGAAAGGGCACAGTATTATGTTTCGGGGACTTACAATATTGACAACGGCCTCCTCCGCACGATCGCCGACAACTCGTTCAACAGTAACATCAAGGCGCGTAACTACGAGATACGTTCCAATATCAACGTGAAGCTGACCAAAACGACGGAAGCGATTATCCGTACCACGGGCCGGTTCTACGATTACCGCGGTCCGCAGGGCGGCTCCAACCAGTTGTTCACGAACGCATCGCGCGCCAACCCGGTGGCTTTCCCGGCCTATTTCCCGGCTTCTTTTGCGCCGGACGAGAAAAACCCGCTGTTCGGCAGTGCGCGCATGACGAACGGCAGCCTGATGATGAACCCCTTTGCCGACGCGGTTTCCGGGTTTACGCAGAACAACAACTCCACCCTCATCGCGCAGCTGGAACTGAAGCAGGACTTCGGGTTCCTCGTGCCTGGGCTCAGCGGCCGGGTGATGGCGTATACCCAGCGTTATGCCGAGTTTAACCTCAACCGCCGGTTCTATCCGTTCTATTATACGGTGACGGTGGATCCGGAAGAAGGCGTTCGTGGCCTGGAGCCCCTCAATCCCGGAGGCGGTACCAAATATCTCAACTTCCAGGGCGGAGACAAGAGAGCCAATATTTACACTTACATGGAGGCTGCGCTGAACTACAACGCTACGATCGCTAAAAAGCACAATATCGGCGGGATGCTCATTACGCTGCTTTCCAACAACGTAGACGGTAATGCGAACGATCTGTTGCTGGCGCTTCCCCGGCGCAACCAGGGCTTATCTGGCCGTTTCACCTACGACTACGATTCCCGCTACCTCGTGGAATTCAACTTCGGCTACAATGGCTCGGAGCGCTTCGAAAGGCGTAACCGCTTCGGCTTTTTCCCATCTGTGGGCGCGGGCTGGAATGTGAGCGGGGAGAAATGGTTTGAGCCGTTGCTGCCCGTTGTGAGCAGGCTGAAATTCCGCGGAACATACGGTGTAGTGGGTAACGACCAGATCGGCTCCGAAACCGACCGCTTCTTCTACCTGGCCAACCTTTCGCTGGGCGGCGGTAACGGGTATTATTTTGGCGACAAGTTCAATTACGGCGGCGGCGGTACGGTTATCAACCGTTACCCCAACCCGTTCATTACCTGGGAGCGCGCATACAAAACCAATATCGGCCTGGAGCTGGAGATGTTCAAGGATTTCTCATTGCAGGCCGACATTTTCAAGGAGCGCCGTGAAAACATCCTGCTGTCCCGCTACAATATTCCCTCCACCATGGGGCTCCGGTCTATCCAGCAGGCCAACGTGGGCGTGGGTGAAGGTAAAGGGATAGATATGACGCTGGAATACAAGCGCACCCTGAACAAAAATTCCTGGCTCAATGTACGTGGTACGTTTACATATGCGACAACGAAAATACTGGAGAACGAAGAGCCGGCTTACGACAAAAGCCTGTGGCACCTCCGCCGCGAGGGGCGTTCCGACCAGGTGCGTTGGGGATATGTTGCAGAGCGCCTGTTCACCGATGAGCATGATGTGGCCAACTCGCCTTCCCAGTTTGGTATCCGTGAGCTCGCCGGTGGCGATATCAAGTACGTGGATATCGACGGAGACGGTATGATCACGGATCGCGACCAGGTGCCGATCGGGCACCCCATTCGCCCGGAGATCAACTACGGCTTCGGTTTTACGTATAAATACAAATCATTCGACATCAGTACCTTCTTCCAGGGATCGGCGCGCTCTTCCACTTACATCGACGCGGGCGGGATAGCTCCGTTTCTTGAAGGATCGAGTTCTCAGCGCGGGTTGTTGAAAGTGATCGCAGACGATCACTGGTCGGAAACAAACCAGGACCCTTACGCTTTCTGGCCCCGCGTTCATGCCACGGCCTTTTCCAATAACCTGTTTACCTCTACATGGTGGATGCGTAACGGCGCCTTCCTTCGCCTCAAAACGGTGGAGCTGGGTTATGAGCTGCCCGACCACTTGCTGAAGCGGATGCGCGTCAACGCCCTCCGCCTGTACGTGAACGGACTCAACCTGCTTTCTTTCAGCAGCTTCAAGTTGTGGGACCCGGAAATGGGCGGCGCGCAGACAAATGGAAACAACAATGCCTTCAACTATCCTGTGCAGCGCGTGATCAACGTCGGCATCAACCTCGGATTTTAA
- a CDS encoding AGE family epimerase/isomerase, protein MNLLQIAEQYRDNLLNDVIPFWLKHSIDEEFGGFFTCLDREGNVFDTDKFAWLQGRQVWTFAMLCNKLGRRDEWLKTAEHGADFMLRHGRDAHENWYFSLTREGRPLVQAYNIFSDCFAAMAFAQLGKATGKAEYNDVALRTFQSILSRFSQPKGSYSKAVPGTRPLKGLSLPMILSNLVLEVEHVLPHETVDSTIRECVRAVMEDFYDPETGLIMENVTPDGRLSDSFEGRLVSPGHSLESMWFLMDIAHRLGDEALMIRCKDIALRMLEFGWDTSFEGIFYFMDAKGRPPQQLEWDQKLWWVHHEAIVAMLKGYRYTGDERCRQWFHRLHNYTWRHFRDAEFGEWFGYLNRRGEVLLPLKGGKWKGCFHVPRSLFLSWKTLEEIAVSQTVTV, encoded by the coding sequence ATGAACCTGTTACAAATCGCGGAGCAGTACCGCGACAACCTGCTGAACGATGTGATCCCATTCTGGCTGAAACATTCCATAGACGAGGAGTTTGGTGGATTTTTCACCTGTCTCGACCGGGAAGGGAACGTTTTCGATACCGATAAATTCGCCTGGCTGCAGGGCCGCCAGGTGTGGACGTTCGCCATGCTCTGCAACAAACTGGGCCGGCGCGACGAATGGCTGAAAACCGCTGAGCACGGGGCTGATTTTATGTTGCGCCATGGGCGCGACGCCCATGAGAACTGGTATTTCAGCCTCACTCGCGAAGGCCGTCCCCTCGTACAGGCGTACAACATTTTTTCCGACTGCTTCGCCGCCATGGCGTTCGCGCAGCTGGGCAAAGCTACCGGCAAGGCGGAATATAATGATGTGGCGCTGCGCACGTTTCAAAGCATCCTTTCCCGGTTCAGCCAGCCGAAGGGCAGCTACTCCAAAGCCGTTCCCGGAACGCGGCCGCTGAAGGGGCTATCGCTCCCCATGATCCTTTCCAACCTGGTGCTGGAAGTGGAGCACGTGCTGCCGCACGAAACGGTAGACAGCACCATCCGCGAATGTGTGCGTGCGGTGATGGAAGATTTCTACGATCCGGAAACCGGGCTCATCATGGAAAACGTGACGCCAGACGGGCGCCTGTCGGATTCCTTCGAAGGCCGTCTCGTATCGCCCGGGCACAGCCTGGAATCGATGTGGTTCCTCATGGACATCGCACATCGCCTGGGCGATGAAGCCCTCATGATCAGGTGTAAAGACATCGCTTTGCGCATGCTCGAATTTGGATGGGATACATCATTCGAAGGAATTTTCTATTTTATGGACGCGAAAGGACGGCCTCCGCAACAACTGGAATGGGACCAGAAGCTCTGGTGGGTGCATCACGAAGCCATTGTGGCCATGCTGAAAGGCTATCGCTACACCGGCGACGAGCGTTGCCGCCAGTGGTTTCACCGGCTGCATAACTATACCTGGCGGCATTTCCGCGACGCCGAGTTCGGCGAATGGTTCGGGTACCTAAACCGCAGGGGAGAAGTGCTGCTGCCGCTGAAGGGCGGGAAATGGAAAGGTTGTTTCCATGTTCCGCGCTCGCTGTTCCTCAGTTGGAAAACGCTGGAGGAGATCGCCGTTTCGCAAACCGTAACTGTATAA
- a CDS encoding sugar MFS transporter, with product MANVLSPEMSVHQGATPSSRNYLPALLSLAVLYFMLGFITCLNDTLIPYFKEGFTLSYTESSLVQFYFFAVYGIFSIPAGRIVSRIGFRKGMVTGFLVAAAGALLFYPAALLHAYYLFLAALFIVAVGIVFMQVSANPYIVVLGRPETASSRMNMIQSVGSVGTIMAPLFGAAVILPGMAAGGSSAVKYPYAGIALLLVVISAVLWRMKLPEVRPVEEGQAEGGSALGFRNLKLGALAIFFYVGAEVAVGSFLTNYIADTLAITEQEANRYVSFYWGAMLIGRLLGVGLLRVVRPERMLVINGLAAIAGIVVSMTSGGPLAVWALISVGLCNSVMFAIIFSLSVNGVGKHITQASGILSTAISGGAVIVVLQGWLIDSASWTTAFIIPILCYAYIVFYGIEGCKPRRSGLAKSV from the coding sequence ATGGCCAACGTACTTTCGCCCGAAATGAGCGTCCACCAGGGCGCTACTCCCTCGTCCCGCAATTATCTGCCCGCGCTGTTATCGCTTGCGGTGCTGTATTTCATGCTGGGTTTCATCACCTGTCTCAACGATACGCTGATCCCTTATTTTAAGGAAGGGTTCACGCTGAGTTACACGGAATCGTCGCTCGTGCAGTTTTATTTTTTCGCCGTGTACGGGATTTTTTCCATTCCTGCCGGACGGATCGTGTCGCGCATCGGGTTCCGGAAGGGCATGGTGACGGGTTTTCTCGTGGCGGCGGCGGGTGCGCTGTTGTTTTACCCGGCGGCTTTGCTGCATGCGTATTACCTTTTCCTGGCGGCGCTGTTCATCGTAGCGGTGGGGATCGTTTTCATGCAGGTGTCTGCCAACCCGTACATCGTGGTGCTGGGGCGGCCGGAAACGGCTTCGTCGCGCATGAACATGATCCAGAGCGTAGGTTCCGTGGGCACGATCATGGCGCCGTTGTTCGGTGCGGCGGTGATATTGCCCGGGATGGCGGCCGGCGGCTCGTCGGCCGTGAAATATCCTTATGCGGGGATCGCGTTGTTGCTGGTGGTGATCAGTGCGGTGTTGTGGCGGATGAAGCTGCCGGAGGTGCGGCCTGTGGAAGAGGGGCAGGCGGAAGGCGGATCGGCGCTGGGTTTCAGGAACCTGAAGCTGGGGGCGCTGGCGATCTTTTTTTATGTAGGGGCCGAAGTGGCGGTGGGGTCTTTCCTGACCAATTACATCGCCGATACGCTGGCTATCACGGAGCAGGAGGCGAACCGGTATGTATCTTTTTATTGGGGGGCGATGTTGATCGGGCGGCTCCTGGGCGTGGGGTTGCTGCGCGTGGTGCGGCCGGAAAGGATGCTGGTGATCAATGGTCTGGCGGCGATTGCGGGGATCGTGGTGTCGATGACGAGCGGCGGGCCGCTGGCGGTGTGGGCGCTTATCAGCGTGGGGCTTTGCAATTCGGTGATGTTCGCCATTATTTTCTCGTTGTCGGTAAACGGCGTGGGGAAGCATATCACGCAGGCGTCGGGGATCTTGTCTACCGCCATTTCCGGCGGCGCGGTGATCGTGGTGCTGCAGGGATGGCTGATCGATAGCGCATCGTGGACAACGGCTTTCATCATCCCCATCCTGTGCTACGCGTATATCGTTTTCTATGGTATCGAGGGATGTAAGCCCCGGCGGAGCGGTCTTGCAAAATCGGTTTAG
- a CDS encoding DUF4959 domain-containing protein yields MKKFPIIIMLGTLLFSCKEEKPLSPMLADANPPGQVSNVDIKPEPGGATISYTLPKSQNLSYIVAEIKTPDGRLRTYKSSFYTNQLRVEGLGDESEHEVRIFSVNGAEVRSEPVVKKFKPTEPPISRCSSR; encoded by the coding sequence ATGAAGAAATTTCCGATCATCATAATGCTGGGAACTTTACTGTTCTCCTGCAAGGAAGAGAAACCGCTTTCTCCCATGCTGGCCGATGCGAACCCTCCCGGCCAGGTTTCCAACGTAGACATCAAGCCGGAGCCAGGCGGCGCCACCATTAGCTACACACTGCCCAAAAGCCAAAACCTTTCCTACATCGTAGCCGAAATCAAAACGCCCGACGGAAGGCTCCGCACCTACAAATCATCGTTCTACACCAACCAGCTCCGCGTGGAAGGCCTGGGTGATGAAAGCGAACACGAAGTACGCATCTTCTCCGTAAACGGTGCGGAAGTACGCTCCGAGCCCGTAGTGAAGAAGTTCAAGCCCACCGAGCCCCCTATCTCAAGGTGTTCAAGTCGCTGA
- a CDS encoding DUF4998 domain-containing protein has protein sequence MKKLTLSIFALAAALAWAGCSKIDDYKEFTTGKIRKYAGKVDSLKLFPGKDRLVLSWLLIADPNVNKVIVKWGDADSVTVPVARTNKPDSIAHEFSPLPEGPYNFTVITTNSFGERSVPVYISGKTYGQNYTNTLLNRPLDDAYLAESGHANLKWGAPEETCIGVNITWTKNDGSKGNRYVKGATADVVLEDYKPGSAFTYQTLFKPEPLAIDTFYAASVTTVLKREWVTSKYLKNYRLPFAIGTWDGSRWGIPAHWNVSASAKTRGGGFGGFDNLNGAATFGFEKWEGETAIKNGKAWQTVTLPAGTYELALHLGNGEWWLGTRGNEPRYLAAATGNALPDYNAMNTALAYKSFVDQTRASIRFTSDGINPVSLGFVMNWEVWDAQFFRAQEIILYKIPQ, from the coding sequence ATGAAAAAATTAACGCTTTCGATATTTGCCCTTGCCGCAGCGCTGGCATGGGCCGGTTGCTCGAAGATCGACGACTACAAGGAATTTACGACCGGGAAAATCAGGAAATATGCGGGTAAGGTGGATTCGTTGAAACTCTTTCCCGGTAAGGACCGGCTCGTGCTCAGCTGGCTGCTGATCGCCGACCCCAACGTCAACAAAGTGATCGTCAAATGGGGGGATGCAGACTCAGTAACTGTACCGGTCGCACGTACAAACAAACCGGACTCCATTGCACATGAGTTTTCACCACTCCCGGAAGGTCCCTATAACTTTACGGTCATCACCACCAACTCGTTCGGTGAGCGTTCCGTTCCGGTTTACATTTCGGGGAAAACATACGGGCAGAACTATACCAATACGCTGCTCAACCGTCCGCTGGATGATGCATACCTCGCTGAAAGCGGTCATGCGAACCTGAAATGGGGCGCCCCGGAAGAAACCTGTATCGGCGTCAACATCACCTGGACGAAGAACGACGGTTCGAAAGGGAATCGATACGTGAAAGGTGCCACGGCAGACGTGGTGCTGGAGGATTATAAACCAGGATCGGCATTCACTTACCAGACGCTCTTCAAGCCCGAGCCCCTGGCCATCGATACCTTTTATGCAGCATCGGTTACGACGGTACTGAAACGCGAATGGGTGACGTCGAAATACCTGAAAAATTACCGTCTGCCCTTTGCTATCGGGACCTGGGACGGCTCGCGATGGGGGATTCCTGCGCATTGGAACGTGTCTGCTTCGGCTAAAACCCGTGGTGGCGGATTTGGCGGGTTCGACAACCTGAACGGCGCCGCTACTTTCGGATTTGAGAAATGGGAAGGTGAAACGGCCATCAAGAACGGAAAGGCCTGGCAAACCGTGACCCTGCCCGCCGGGACCTATGAACTGGCGCTGCACCTGGGGAACGGCGAATGGTGGCTCGGCACCCGCGGCAATGAGCCCCGCTACCTCGCAGCAGCTACCGGCAATGCATTGCCCGATTACAACGCCATGAATACCGCACTGGCTTATAAGAGTTTCGTGGACCAGACGCGTGCCAGCATCCGGTTTACGTCTGACGGCATCAACCCCGTATCGCTCGGTTTCGTCATGAACTGGGAAGTGTGGGACGCGCAGTTCTTCCGCGCACAGGAAATTATTTTGTACAAAATTCCTCAATAA
- a CDS encoding DUF5000 domain-containing lipoprotein — MFAAFGGVGVTYLNPDNQSLQAILIGPDSLGRIAQLNAATLDQEEGNATFRGLKDEETVFGMYLEDRWGNRSDTTFATITPLFEKTLDKSKFRTYKMPNDPILVIEWNVAVEFAFDGKWSSVWASPYDGNGNNWQNISTNTKGLDPTWITFDMGVQSKLSRFRINHYYRYSNRGMKKYEIWGSNNPTPDGSWDSWTKLVDYEQKKPSGLPDEVFNDADATAWLLGDQKDFPVDAPAVRYIRVRCLENWMGTGDLSFSEITLFGQPM; from the coding sequence ATGTTTGCCGCTTTCGGTGGAGTGGGGGTTACCTACCTCAATCCCGATAATCAATCGCTCCAGGCGATACTCATCGGGCCCGACTCGCTGGGGCGCATCGCGCAGCTCAACGCCGCTACGCTCGATCAGGAAGAGGGCAACGCAACCTTCAGGGGGCTGAAAGACGAGGAAACCGTTTTCGGTATGTACCTGGAAGACCGCTGGGGCAACCGTTCAGATACAACGTTTGCCACCATTACGCCACTTTTCGAAAAAACACTCGACAAATCGAAATTCCGCACCTATAAAATGCCCAACGACCCCATACTGGTAATTGAATGGAACGTGGCCGTGGAATTCGCGTTCGATGGAAAATGGTCGTCCGTCTGGGCGTCGCCTTACGATGGCAATGGCAATAACTGGCAGAACATTTCCACGAACACCAAAGGCCTCGATCCGACATGGATCACGTTTGACATGGGCGTGCAGAGCAAGCTGAGCCGCTTCCGTATCAACCACTACTACCGGTACAGCAACCGCGGCATGAAGAAATACGAGATCTGGGGATCGAACAACCCGACGCCCGACGGCAGCTGGGATAGTTGGACGAAGCTGGTGGATTATGAACAGAAGAAGCCTTCAGGGCTGCCGGATGAAGTATTTAACGATGCGGACGCAACGGCCTGGTTGCTGGGCGACCAGAAAGATTTCCCGGTTGATGCACCCGCAGTAAGGTATATCCGTGTCCGCTGCCTGGAAAACTGGATGGGAACGGGCGACCTGAGCTTCTCGGAGATCACCCTGTTCGGCCAACCGATGTAA